A window from Gallus gallus isolate bGalGal1 chromosome 7, bGalGal1.mat.broiler.GRCg7b, whole genome shotgun sequence encodes these proteins:
- the PLCD4 gene encoding 1-phosphatidylinositol 4,5-bisphosphate phosphodiesterase delta-4 isoform X6 produces the protein MNRRMGSSVVSISDVETVREGHQSEVLQSLAEEFPPERCFTIVFYGRRGNLDLIAGTEEEAQCWVQGLRQLIEVATSMDQRERIDQWIRDWFQKADKNKDGRMNFKEVQRLLKMMNVDMNEDHALRLFQAADKSESGTLEGEEFVLFYKALTEREEVQSLFREFSEDGKKLTLLELVDFLRQEQLEEEGTEELAMELIDKYEPSETARARHALSADGFLMYLCSPEGSIFNPQHRALWQDMTQPLCHYFISSSHNTYLIEDQIRGQSSIEGYIRALKRGCRCLEVDCWDGPNGEPIVYHGHTFTSKIPFREVVSTLGKYAFQASDFPVILSLENHCSMEQQEVLAQQLKDILGEQLLTATTDGRVPTQLPSPEELKHKILLKGKKIGRLEDTLDGPGDEAPDVSDDDNGAEAEEERRRMKKDRESLAQALSDCVVYCKNVSFRGFQEARNHSRPSEISSLSEAKARKLIRDAGNEFVRHNTWQLTRIYPSGMRTDSSNYSPQEMWNAGCQIVALNFQTAGMEMDLCDGLFSQNGHCGYVLKPAFMRDEGTLFNPSDPSTWQGPGPVTLTIQVISGQQLPKVANSKDGAIIDPLVRVEIHGVPADQAHQETKYIENNGFNPHWDETLQFQLHVPQLALVRFVVEDYDKTSRNDFVGQFTLAFANIKPGYRHIHLLSKDGTGIPPSSLFVHIRITEPPGPEQD, from the exons ATGAATAGGAGGATGGGTAGTTCAGTGG tCTCCATCAGCGATGTGGAGACAGTGCGGGAAGGGCACCAGTCAGAGGTGTTGCAGAGCCTGGCCGAGGAGTTCCCCCCCGAGCGCTGCTTCACCATCGTTTTCTACGGGCGTCGGGGCAACCTGGACCTCATCGCTGGCACAGAGGAGGAGGCGCAGTGCTGGGTCCAGGGCCTGCGCCAGCTCATCGAAGTGGCCACCAGCATGGACCAGAGGGAGAGGATAGACCA GTGGATTCGTGACTGGTTCCAGAAAGCTGACAAGAATAAGGACGGGCGCATGAACTTCAAGGAGGTGCAGCGTCTCCTCAAGATGATGAACGTGGACATGAATGAGGACCATGCCCTGCGACTCTTCCAG GCTGCCGACAAGTCGGAGTCAGGGACGCTGGAAGGGGAAGAGTTTGTGCTCTTCTATAAAGCCCTCACGGAGCGCGAGGAGGTGCAGAGCCTCTTCCGGGAGTTCTCTGAGGACGGGAAGAAGCTGAcgctgctggagctggtggaTTTCCTGCggcaggagcagctggaggaggagggcaCGGAGGAGCTCGCTATGGAGCTCATTGACAAGTACGAGCCCTCGGAGACAG CCAGAGCTCGCCACGCGCTGAGTGCTGACGGGTTCCTCATGTACCTCTGCTCCCCGGAGGGCTCCATCTTCAATCCTCAGCACCGGGCTCTGTGGCAGGACATGACCCAGCCTCTCTGCCACTACTTCATCTCCTCCTCTCACAACACCTACCTGATAGAGGACCAGATCCGGGGTCAGAGCAGCATCGAAGGCTACATCAG GGCTCTGAAACGGGGCTGCCGCTGCCTGGAGGTGGATTGCTGGGACGGGCCGAACGGGGAGCCCATAGTGTACCACGGCCACACCTTCACCTCCAAGATCCCCTtcagggaggtggtgagcaCCCTGGGGAAGTACGCCTTCCAG GCTTCCGACTTCCCGGTGATTCTGTCCCTGGAGAACCACTGCAgcatggagcagcaggaggtgctCGCCCAGCAGCTGAAGGACATCCTGGGGGAGCAGCTCCTCACCGCCACCACCGACGGGCGCGTCCCCACCCAGCTCCCATCCCCGGAG GAGCTGAAGCACAAGATCCTGCTGAAGGGGAAGAAGATCGGGCGGCTGGAGGACACGCTGGATGGGCCAGGGGATGAGGCACCCGATGTGTCTGATGATGACAatggggcagaggcagaggaggagaggcgGAGGATGAAG AAGGACAGGGAGAGCCTGGCGCAGGCGTTGTCTGACTGCGTTGTCTACTGCAAGAATGTGTCCTTCCGGGGTTTCCAGGAGGCCCGCAACCACTCCCGGCCCTCTGAAATCTCCTCCCTCTCCGAGGCAAAGGCCAGGAAGCTCATCCGGGATGCAG GGAATGAGTTTGTCCGGCACAACACCTGGCAGCTGACACGCATCTACCCCAGCGGGATGCGGACAGACTCCTCCAATTACAGCCCCCAGGAGATGTGGAACGCAGGGTGTCAGATCG TGGCCCTGAACTTCCAGACAGCTGGCATGGAGATGGACCTGTGTGATGGGCTGTTCAGCCAGAATGGTCACTGTGGCTACGTGCTTAAACCAGCCTTCATGAGGGATGAAGGGACTCTCTTCAACCCCAGTGACCCCAGCACCTGGCAGGGCCCCGGCCCCGTCACCTTGACAATCCAG GTGATCAGcgggcagcagctgcccaaAGTGGCCAACAGCAAGGATGGAGCCATCATCGACCCCCTGGTGCGCGTGGAGATCCACGGGGTGCCGGCAGACCAGGCACACCAGGAGACCAAGTACATCGAGAACAACG GGTTTAACCCCCACTGGGACGAGACCCTTCAGTTCCAGCTCCACGTGCCCCAGCTGGCCCTTGTCCGCTTTGTGGTGGAGGATTATGACAAGACCTCCAGGAACGATTTCGTGGGACAGTTCACCCTGGCCTTTGCCAACATCAAACCAG GCTACCGCCACATCCATCTCCTCTCCAAGGATGGCACCGGCATCCCGCCCTCTTCGCTCTTTGTCCACATCCGCATCACCGAGCCGCCTGGCCCCGAGCAAGACTGA
- the PLCD4 gene encoding 1-phosphatidylinositol 4,5-bisphosphate phosphodiesterase delta-4 isoform X2, with amino-acid sequence MASLLCNARECPGRGPALPPGIQLTETLEKMQQGTLMRKVKSKSWKKQRYFKLQDDCMTIWYQSKRTGKTESAFSISDVETVREGHQSEVLQSLAEEFPPERCFTIVFYGRRGNLDLIAGTEEEAQCWVQGLRQLIEVATSMDQRERIDQWIRDWFQKADKNKDGRMNFKEVQRLLKMMNVDMNEDHALRLFQAADKSESGTLEGEEFVLFYKALTEREEVQSLFREFSEDGKKLTLLELVDFLRQEQLEEEGTEELAMELIDKYEPSETARARHALSADGFLMYLCSPEGSIFNPQHRALWQDMTQPLCHYFISSSHNTYLIEDQIRGQSSIEGYIRALKRGCRCLEVDCWDGPNGEPIVYHGHTFTSKIPFREVVSTLGKYAFQASDFPVILSLENHCSMEQQEVLAQQLKDILGEQLLTATTDGRVPTQLPSPEELKHKILLKGKKIGRLEDTLDGPGDEAPDVSDDDNGAEAEEERRRMKDRESLAQALSDCVVYCKNVSFRGFQEARNHSRPSEISSLSEAKARKLIRDAGNEFVRHNTWQLTRIYPSGMRTDSSNYSPQEMWNAGCQIVALNFQTAGMEMDLCDGLFSQNGHCGYVLKPAFMRDEGTLFNPSDPSTWQGPGPVTLTIQVISGQQLPKVANSKDGAIIDPLVRVEIHGVPADQAHQETKYIENNGFNPHWDETLQFQLHVPQLALVRFVVEDYDKTSRNDFVGQFTLAFANIKPGYRHIHLLSKDGTGIPPSSLFVHIRITEPPGPEQD; translated from the exons GCTGTGCAACGCCCGTGAGTGTCCCGGCAGAGGG CCTGCTCTGCCCCCAGGCATCCAGCTCACGGAAACGCTGGAGAAGATGCAGCAAGGGACGCTGATGAGGAAAGTCAAATCCAAGAGCTGGAAGAAGCAGAGGTACTTCAAGCTGCAGGATGACTGCATGACCATCTGGTACCAATCCAAGAGGACGGGCAAAACTGAGTCTGCCT tCTCCATCAGCGATGTGGAGACAGTGCGGGAAGGGCACCAGTCAGAGGTGTTGCAGAGCCTGGCCGAGGAGTTCCCCCCCGAGCGCTGCTTCACCATCGTTTTCTACGGGCGTCGGGGCAACCTGGACCTCATCGCTGGCACAGAGGAGGAGGCGCAGTGCTGGGTCCAGGGCCTGCGCCAGCTCATCGAAGTGGCCACCAGCATGGACCAGAGGGAGAGGATAGACCA GTGGATTCGTGACTGGTTCCAGAAAGCTGACAAGAATAAGGACGGGCGCATGAACTTCAAGGAGGTGCAGCGTCTCCTCAAGATGATGAACGTGGACATGAATGAGGACCATGCCCTGCGACTCTTCCAG GCTGCCGACAAGTCGGAGTCAGGGACGCTGGAAGGGGAAGAGTTTGTGCTCTTCTATAAAGCCCTCACGGAGCGCGAGGAGGTGCAGAGCCTCTTCCGGGAGTTCTCTGAGGACGGGAAGAAGCTGAcgctgctggagctggtggaTTTCCTGCggcaggagcagctggaggaggagggcaCGGAGGAGCTCGCTATGGAGCTCATTGACAAGTACGAGCCCTCGGAGACAG CCAGAGCTCGCCACGCGCTGAGTGCTGACGGGTTCCTCATGTACCTCTGCTCCCCGGAGGGCTCCATCTTCAATCCTCAGCACCGGGCTCTGTGGCAGGACATGACCCAGCCTCTCTGCCACTACTTCATCTCCTCCTCTCACAACACCTACCTGATAGAGGACCAGATCCGGGGTCAGAGCAGCATCGAAGGCTACATCAG GGCTCTGAAACGGGGCTGCCGCTGCCTGGAGGTGGATTGCTGGGACGGGCCGAACGGGGAGCCCATAGTGTACCACGGCCACACCTTCACCTCCAAGATCCCCTtcagggaggtggtgagcaCCCTGGGGAAGTACGCCTTCCAG GCTTCCGACTTCCCGGTGATTCTGTCCCTGGAGAACCACTGCAgcatggagcagcaggaggtgctCGCCCAGCAGCTGAAGGACATCCTGGGGGAGCAGCTCCTCACCGCCACCACCGACGGGCGCGTCCCCACCCAGCTCCCATCCCCGGAG GAGCTGAAGCACAAGATCCTGCTGAAGGGGAAGAAGATCGGGCGGCTGGAGGACACGCTGGATGGGCCAGGGGATGAGGCACCCGATGTGTCTGATGATGACAatggggcagaggcagaggaggagaggcgGAGGATGAAG GACAGGGAGAGCCTGGCGCAGGCGTTGTCTGACTGCGTTGTCTACTGCAAGAATGTGTCCTTCCGGGGTTTCCAGGAGGCCCGCAACCACTCCCGGCCCTCTGAAATCTCCTCCCTCTCCGAGGCAAAGGCCAGGAAGCTCATCCGGGATGCAG GGAATGAGTTTGTCCGGCACAACACCTGGCAGCTGACACGCATCTACCCCAGCGGGATGCGGACAGACTCCTCCAATTACAGCCCCCAGGAGATGTGGAACGCAGGGTGTCAGATCG TGGCCCTGAACTTCCAGACAGCTGGCATGGAGATGGACCTGTGTGATGGGCTGTTCAGCCAGAATGGTCACTGTGGCTACGTGCTTAAACCAGCCTTCATGAGGGATGAAGGGACTCTCTTCAACCCCAGTGACCCCAGCACCTGGCAGGGCCCCGGCCCCGTCACCTTGACAATCCAG GTGATCAGcgggcagcagctgcccaaAGTGGCCAACAGCAAGGATGGAGCCATCATCGACCCCCTGGTGCGCGTGGAGATCCACGGGGTGCCGGCAGACCAGGCACACCAGGAGACCAAGTACATCGAGAACAACG GGTTTAACCCCCACTGGGACGAGACCCTTCAGTTCCAGCTCCACGTGCCCCAGCTGGCCCTTGTCCGCTTTGTGGTGGAGGATTATGACAAGACCTCCAGGAACGATTTCGTGGGACAGTTCACCCTGGCCTTTGCCAACATCAAACCAG GCTACCGCCACATCCATCTCCTCTCCAAGGATGGCACCGGCATCCCGCCCTCTTCGCTCTTTGTCCACATCCGCATCACCGAGCCGCCTGGCCCCGAGCAAGACTGA
- the PLCD4 gene encoding 1-phosphatidylinositol 4,5-bisphosphate phosphodiesterase delta-4 isoform X1, with product MASLLCNARECPGRGPALPPGIQLTETLEKMQQGTLMRKVKSKSWKKQRYFKLQDDCMTIWYQSKRTGKTESAFSISDVETVREGHQSEVLQSLAEEFPPERCFTIVFYGRRGNLDLIAGTEEEAQCWVQGLRQLIEVATSMDQRERIDQWIRDWFQKADKNKDGRMNFKEVQRLLKMMNVDMNEDHALRLFQAADKSESGTLEGEEFVLFYKALTEREEVQSLFREFSEDGKKLTLLELVDFLRQEQLEEEGTEELAMELIDKYEPSETARARHALSADGFLMYLCSPEGSIFNPQHRALWQDMTQPLCHYFISSSHNTYLIEDQIRGQSSIEGYIRALKRGCRCLEVDCWDGPNGEPIVYHGHTFTSKIPFREVVSTLGKYAFQASDFPVILSLENHCSMEQQEVLAQQLKDILGEQLLTATTDGRVPTQLPSPEELKHKILLKGKKIGRLEDTLDGPGDEAPDVSDDDNGAEAEEERRRMKKDRESLAQALSDCVVYCKNVSFRGFQEARNHSRPSEISSLSEAKARKLIRDAGNEFVRHNTWQLTRIYPSGMRTDSSNYSPQEMWNAGCQIVALNFQTAGMEMDLCDGLFSQNGHCGYVLKPAFMRDEGTLFNPSDPSTWQGPGPVTLTIQVISGQQLPKVANSKDGAIIDPLVRVEIHGVPADQAHQETKYIENNGFNPHWDETLQFQLHVPQLALVRFVVEDYDKTSRNDFVGQFTLAFANIKPGYRHIHLLSKDGTGIPPSSLFVHIRITEPPGPEQD from the exons GCTGTGCAACGCCCGTGAGTGTCCCGGCAGAGGG CCTGCTCTGCCCCCAGGCATCCAGCTCACGGAAACGCTGGAGAAGATGCAGCAAGGGACGCTGATGAGGAAAGTCAAATCCAAGAGCTGGAAGAAGCAGAGGTACTTCAAGCTGCAGGATGACTGCATGACCATCTGGTACCAATCCAAGAGGACGGGCAAAACTGAGTCTGCCT tCTCCATCAGCGATGTGGAGACAGTGCGGGAAGGGCACCAGTCAGAGGTGTTGCAGAGCCTGGCCGAGGAGTTCCCCCCCGAGCGCTGCTTCACCATCGTTTTCTACGGGCGTCGGGGCAACCTGGACCTCATCGCTGGCACAGAGGAGGAGGCGCAGTGCTGGGTCCAGGGCCTGCGCCAGCTCATCGAAGTGGCCACCAGCATGGACCAGAGGGAGAGGATAGACCA GTGGATTCGTGACTGGTTCCAGAAAGCTGACAAGAATAAGGACGGGCGCATGAACTTCAAGGAGGTGCAGCGTCTCCTCAAGATGATGAACGTGGACATGAATGAGGACCATGCCCTGCGACTCTTCCAG GCTGCCGACAAGTCGGAGTCAGGGACGCTGGAAGGGGAAGAGTTTGTGCTCTTCTATAAAGCCCTCACGGAGCGCGAGGAGGTGCAGAGCCTCTTCCGGGAGTTCTCTGAGGACGGGAAGAAGCTGAcgctgctggagctggtggaTTTCCTGCggcaggagcagctggaggaggagggcaCGGAGGAGCTCGCTATGGAGCTCATTGACAAGTACGAGCCCTCGGAGACAG CCAGAGCTCGCCACGCGCTGAGTGCTGACGGGTTCCTCATGTACCTCTGCTCCCCGGAGGGCTCCATCTTCAATCCTCAGCACCGGGCTCTGTGGCAGGACATGACCCAGCCTCTCTGCCACTACTTCATCTCCTCCTCTCACAACACCTACCTGATAGAGGACCAGATCCGGGGTCAGAGCAGCATCGAAGGCTACATCAG GGCTCTGAAACGGGGCTGCCGCTGCCTGGAGGTGGATTGCTGGGACGGGCCGAACGGGGAGCCCATAGTGTACCACGGCCACACCTTCACCTCCAAGATCCCCTtcagggaggtggtgagcaCCCTGGGGAAGTACGCCTTCCAG GCTTCCGACTTCCCGGTGATTCTGTCCCTGGAGAACCACTGCAgcatggagcagcaggaggtgctCGCCCAGCAGCTGAAGGACATCCTGGGGGAGCAGCTCCTCACCGCCACCACCGACGGGCGCGTCCCCACCCAGCTCCCATCCCCGGAG GAGCTGAAGCACAAGATCCTGCTGAAGGGGAAGAAGATCGGGCGGCTGGAGGACACGCTGGATGGGCCAGGGGATGAGGCACCCGATGTGTCTGATGATGACAatggggcagaggcagaggaggagaggcgGAGGATGAAG AAGGACAGGGAGAGCCTGGCGCAGGCGTTGTCTGACTGCGTTGTCTACTGCAAGAATGTGTCCTTCCGGGGTTTCCAGGAGGCCCGCAACCACTCCCGGCCCTCTGAAATCTCCTCCCTCTCCGAGGCAAAGGCCAGGAAGCTCATCCGGGATGCAG GGAATGAGTTTGTCCGGCACAACACCTGGCAGCTGACACGCATCTACCCCAGCGGGATGCGGACAGACTCCTCCAATTACAGCCCCCAGGAGATGTGGAACGCAGGGTGTCAGATCG TGGCCCTGAACTTCCAGACAGCTGGCATGGAGATGGACCTGTGTGATGGGCTGTTCAGCCAGAATGGTCACTGTGGCTACGTGCTTAAACCAGCCTTCATGAGGGATGAAGGGACTCTCTTCAACCCCAGTGACCCCAGCACCTGGCAGGGCCCCGGCCCCGTCACCTTGACAATCCAG GTGATCAGcgggcagcagctgcccaaAGTGGCCAACAGCAAGGATGGAGCCATCATCGACCCCCTGGTGCGCGTGGAGATCCACGGGGTGCCGGCAGACCAGGCACACCAGGAGACCAAGTACATCGAGAACAACG GGTTTAACCCCCACTGGGACGAGACCCTTCAGTTCCAGCTCCACGTGCCCCAGCTGGCCCTTGTCCGCTTTGTGGTGGAGGATTATGACAAGACCTCCAGGAACGATTTCGTGGGACAGTTCACCCTGGCCTTTGCCAACATCAAACCAG GCTACCGCCACATCCATCTCCTCTCCAAGGATGGCACCGGCATCCCGCCCTCTTCGCTCTTTGTCCACATCCGCATCACCGAGCCGCCTGGCCCCGAGCAAGACTGA
- the PLCD4 gene encoding 1-phosphatidylinositol 4,5-bisphosphate phosphodiesterase delta-4 isoform X4: MQQGTLMRKVKSKSWKKQRYFKLQDDCMTIWYQSKRTGKTESAFSISDVETVREGHQSEVLQSLAEEFPPERCFTIVFYGRRGNLDLIAGTEEEAQCWVQGLRQLIEVATSMDQRERIDQWIRDWFQKADKNKDGRMNFKEVQRLLKMMNVDMNEDHALRLFQAADKSESGTLEGEEFVLFYKALTEREEVQSLFREFSEDGKKLTLLELVDFLRQEQLEEEGTEELAMELIDKYEPSETARARHALSADGFLMYLCSPEGSIFNPQHRALWQDMTQPLCHYFISSSHNTYLIEDQIRGQSSIEGYIRALKRGCRCLEVDCWDGPNGEPIVYHGHTFTSKIPFREVVSTLGKYAFQASDFPVILSLENHCSMEQQEVLAQQLKDILGEQLLTATTDGRVPTQLPSPEELKHKILLKGKKIGRLEDTLDGPGDEAPDVSDDDNGAEAEEERRRMKKDRESLAQALSDCVVYCKNVSFRGFQEARNHSRPSEISSLSEAKARKLIRDAGNEFVRHNTWQLTRIYPSGMRTDSSNYSPQEMWNAGCQIVALNFQTAGMEMDLCDGLFSQNGHCGYVLKPAFMRDEGTLFNPSDPSTWQGPGPVTLTIQVISGQQLPKVANSKDGAIIDPLVRVEIHGVPADQAHQETKYIENNGFNPHWDETLQFQLHVPQLALVRFVVEDYDKTSRNDFVGQFTLAFANIKPGYRHIHLLSKDGTGIPPSSLFVHIRITEPPGPEQD; this comes from the exons ATGCAGCAAGGGACGCTGATGAGGAAAGTCAAATCCAAGAGCTGGAAGAAGCAGAGGTACTTCAAGCTGCAGGATGACTGCATGACCATCTGGTACCAATCCAAGAGGACGGGCAAAACTGAGTCTGCCT tCTCCATCAGCGATGTGGAGACAGTGCGGGAAGGGCACCAGTCAGAGGTGTTGCAGAGCCTGGCCGAGGAGTTCCCCCCCGAGCGCTGCTTCACCATCGTTTTCTACGGGCGTCGGGGCAACCTGGACCTCATCGCTGGCACAGAGGAGGAGGCGCAGTGCTGGGTCCAGGGCCTGCGCCAGCTCATCGAAGTGGCCACCAGCATGGACCAGAGGGAGAGGATAGACCA GTGGATTCGTGACTGGTTCCAGAAAGCTGACAAGAATAAGGACGGGCGCATGAACTTCAAGGAGGTGCAGCGTCTCCTCAAGATGATGAACGTGGACATGAATGAGGACCATGCCCTGCGACTCTTCCAG GCTGCCGACAAGTCGGAGTCAGGGACGCTGGAAGGGGAAGAGTTTGTGCTCTTCTATAAAGCCCTCACGGAGCGCGAGGAGGTGCAGAGCCTCTTCCGGGAGTTCTCTGAGGACGGGAAGAAGCTGAcgctgctggagctggtggaTTTCCTGCggcaggagcagctggaggaggagggcaCGGAGGAGCTCGCTATGGAGCTCATTGACAAGTACGAGCCCTCGGAGACAG CCAGAGCTCGCCACGCGCTGAGTGCTGACGGGTTCCTCATGTACCTCTGCTCCCCGGAGGGCTCCATCTTCAATCCTCAGCACCGGGCTCTGTGGCAGGACATGACCCAGCCTCTCTGCCACTACTTCATCTCCTCCTCTCACAACACCTACCTGATAGAGGACCAGATCCGGGGTCAGAGCAGCATCGAAGGCTACATCAG GGCTCTGAAACGGGGCTGCCGCTGCCTGGAGGTGGATTGCTGGGACGGGCCGAACGGGGAGCCCATAGTGTACCACGGCCACACCTTCACCTCCAAGATCCCCTtcagggaggtggtgagcaCCCTGGGGAAGTACGCCTTCCAG GCTTCCGACTTCCCGGTGATTCTGTCCCTGGAGAACCACTGCAgcatggagcagcaggaggtgctCGCCCAGCAGCTGAAGGACATCCTGGGGGAGCAGCTCCTCACCGCCACCACCGACGGGCGCGTCCCCACCCAGCTCCCATCCCCGGAG GAGCTGAAGCACAAGATCCTGCTGAAGGGGAAGAAGATCGGGCGGCTGGAGGACACGCTGGATGGGCCAGGGGATGAGGCACCCGATGTGTCTGATGATGACAatggggcagaggcagaggaggagaggcgGAGGATGAAG AAGGACAGGGAGAGCCTGGCGCAGGCGTTGTCTGACTGCGTTGTCTACTGCAAGAATGTGTCCTTCCGGGGTTTCCAGGAGGCCCGCAACCACTCCCGGCCCTCTGAAATCTCCTCCCTCTCCGAGGCAAAGGCCAGGAAGCTCATCCGGGATGCAG GGAATGAGTTTGTCCGGCACAACACCTGGCAGCTGACACGCATCTACCCCAGCGGGATGCGGACAGACTCCTCCAATTACAGCCCCCAGGAGATGTGGAACGCAGGGTGTCAGATCG TGGCCCTGAACTTCCAGACAGCTGGCATGGAGATGGACCTGTGTGATGGGCTGTTCAGCCAGAATGGTCACTGTGGCTACGTGCTTAAACCAGCCTTCATGAGGGATGAAGGGACTCTCTTCAACCCCAGTGACCCCAGCACCTGGCAGGGCCCCGGCCCCGTCACCTTGACAATCCAG GTGATCAGcgggcagcagctgcccaaAGTGGCCAACAGCAAGGATGGAGCCATCATCGACCCCCTGGTGCGCGTGGAGATCCACGGGGTGCCGGCAGACCAGGCACACCAGGAGACCAAGTACATCGAGAACAACG GGTTTAACCCCCACTGGGACGAGACCCTTCAGTTCCAGCTCCACGTGCCCCAGCTGGCCCTTGTCCGCTTTGTGGTGGAGGATTATGACAAGACCTCCAGGAACGATTTCGTGGGACAGTTCACCCTGGCCTTTGCCAACATCAAACCAG GCTACCGCCACATCCATCTCCTCTCCAAGGATGGCACCGGCATCCCGCCCTCTTCGCTCTTTGTCCACATCCGCATCACCGAGCCGCCTGGCCCCGAGCAAGACTGA